The following are encoded in a window of Microcoleus sp. FACHB-831 genomic DNA:
- a CDS encoding ABC transporter ATP-binding protein, translating to MLYLKNLTYHPPATPTAILKSINLELAPQQLGLVIGPSGSGKSTLLEILAGLAEKTAGNLLWRDQELTPEHLQQLAGLVFQFPERHFCGGTILEELRLGHPELGSGRVKEALTEVALDHIPLQTSPQSMSGGQQRRLALAVQLIRQPHLLLLDEPTAGLDWSMRRQLVNLLAKLKNHWTLLIVTHDAGELLSIADRCWTLDRGELQSVEPATLKAKAEQPQSVA from the coding sequence ATGCTCTATCTCAAAAACCTGACCTACCATCCCCCTGCAACCCCAACCGCTATCTTAAAATCGATTAACTTGGAACTAGCACCCCAGCAGTTAGGGTTGGTGATTGGGCCAAGTGGTTCAGGCAAAAGTACCTTATTGGAAATTTTGGCAGGTCTTGCTGAAAAAACTGCCGGAAACCTTCTCTGGCGAGACCAGGAACTCACGCCGGAACACCTGCAACAGCTAGCAGGATTAGTCTTTCAGTTTCCAGAGCGGCATTTCTGTGGTGGTACGATTTTGGAAGAACTGCGATTGGGGCATCCAGAGTTAGGCTCCGGGCGCGTCAAAGAAGCCCTCACAGAAGTCGCACTAGACCATATACCCCTGCAAACCTCGCCCCAATCGATGAGTGGAGGTCAGCAACGCCGTCTAGCTTTGGCAGTACAATTGATTCGTCAACCGCATTTGCTGTTGTTGGATGAACCGACAGCTGGGCTGGATTGGTCGATGCGGCGCCAACTGGTAAATTTATTGGCGAAACTGAAAAATCATTGGACGCTGTTGATTGTAACGCACGATGCTGGGGAGTTATTGAGCATTGCGGATAGATGTTGGACTCTCGATCGCGGTGAACTACAATCGGTTGAGCCAGCAACACTAAAAGCAAAAGCAGAACAGCCGCAATCTGTCGCTTAA
- the rsmG gene encoding 16S rRNA (guanine(527)-N(7))-methyltransferase RsmG — MGDIETPMLPLMEEIWQQTVGWQPNAEQQRQFQQLYELILQGNRSLNLTRITEATEFWEKHLWDSLRAIAPILQTAGEDKQVIDIGTGAGFPGIPFAIALPNYTVTLLDATRKKIAFLETLISQLGIQNATTLIGRAEEIGRQSHKRATYDIALIRAVGTASVCAEYALPLVKVGGLAILYRGQWTDEENAAVQPALKQLGCAIESVQAFSTPLSQSVRHCLYLRKIAPTPAQFPRTVGVPAQKPL; from the coding sequence ATGGGTGATATCGAGACGCCGATGCTGCCCCTCATGGAGGAGATATGGCAGCAAACAGTAGGCTGGCAACCAAATGCTGAACAGCAACGCCAATTTCAGCAGCTGTATGAATTAATTTTGCAAGGCAATCGCAGCCTGAATTTAACTCGCATTACGGAAGCAACGGAGTTTTGGGAAAAACACTTGTGGGATTCTCTGCGAGCGATCGCGCCAATATTACAAACGGCTGGCGAGGATAAGCAAGTTATTGATATTGGGACTGGTGCGGGATTTCCAGGAATTCCGTTTGCGATCGCTCTCCCCAACTATACTGTTACCTTACTCGACGCAACTCGCAAGAAAATCGCTTTTCTCGAAACTTTAATATCCCAGTTGGGTATACAAAACGCCACCACACTAATCGGCAGAGCCGAAGAAATTGGGCGACAATCCCACAAACGCGCAACCTACGATATCGCCTTAATCAGAGCAGTAGGCACAGCATCAGTTTGTGCAGAATATGCCCTCCCATTAGTCAAAGTTGGTGGATTAGCAATCCTCTATCGAGGTCAGTGGACAGATGAGGAAAATGCAGCCGTTCAACCAGCTCTTAAACAGCTAGGCTGCGCTATTGAATCAGTCCAAGCTTTCAGTACACCTTTGAGTCAAAGCGTGCGTCACTGCCTTTACTTGCGGAAAATCGCACCCACACCAGCTCAATTCCCCCGTACTGTTGGCGTGCCTGCCCAAAAGCCACTTTAG
- a CDS encoding glycosyltransferase family 39 protein, translating to MVQQATLLQLQGRKYSIRAIFWVVAILLGLLQGLANPYSLSTEDALSYLDISTAYLRGDWNAAINANWSPVYSWLLAAVFAVFKPSPYWEFAAMKFVNFLMYLFSLLCFEFFLREFIYYYEQKLKNDNSSKYLIVPRWAWLCLGYTLFLWSSLKWLGIACDTPDMSTSGFFYLAAGIVLRVFTQQASWLNFIILGIVLGFGYLSKSVMFPLALVFLVVALFSVGNIRRTLPKVLVALAIFTVIVAPFITAISTAKGRLTIGDSGRLSYAWYVNPIARDHHWQGEEPNSGTPKHPTRKIFDNVSIKDVKTTGSSTNSFGYDPSRQLFDSLPIRAFEFATPIGGTYPVWYDPTYWNEGLKSKFSLIRLIRLVAKNLIFYTEKFLGCLLFGYLIVICLGGTVSPSIKDLITGWRLLIPALAGLVMVMLVTHIPSMGFELQPSTRYIAPFAVLLFVGVFSSVHFPDSQKSKKLIASLTIATLILIGGQLAFYGAQDVGKIVSRPEHINWQVAQYINQSGIQPEDKVAILGQKQYFWARLARVKVVAEIPNAINFWAADDAVKSDVLKAVEGTGARVIVNKIGRNIEKFTPSNDWKKIGNTDYYAYFFRSN from the coding sequence ATGGTGCAGCAAGCTACTCTACTTCAACTTCAGGGAAGAAAATATTCAATCAGGGCTATATTTTGGGTCGTAGCTATACTGCTAGGTTTACTTCAAGGTTTGGCTAATCCTTACAGCCTATCAACCGAAGACGCTCTTTCTTACTTAGATATAAGCACCGCCTACTTGCGCGGTGACTGGAACGCAGCTATTAATGCAAATTGGAGTCCTGTATATTCCTGGCTGCTGGCTGCGGTGTTTGCGGTTTTCAAACCTTCTCCTTATTGGGAGTTTGCCGCAATGAAATTTGTTAACTTTTTAATGTATTTATTCAGTTTATTATGCTTCGAGTTTTTCCTGCGTGAATTTATATATTATTACGAACAAAAACTAAAAAACGATAATTCCAGTAAGTATTTGATCGTACCCAGATGGGCATGGTTATGTTTGGGTTACACCTTATTTCTTTGGTCGTCTCTGAAATGGCTGGGTATCGCTTGCGACACTCCAGATATGTCTACTTCTGGATTTTTTTACTTAGCTGCTGGGATAGTATTGCGGGTATTCACCCAGCAAGCCAGTTGGTTGAACTTCATAATTTTGGGAATAGTTCTAGGATTTGGTTATCTTTCCAAGTCAGTGATGTTCCCGCTAGCTTTGGTCTTTTTAGTAGTGGCGCTGTTCTCAGTCGGTAATATCCGCCGCACCTTACCGAAAGTATTAGTTGCACTGGCAATTTTTACAGTTATAGTAGCTCCTTTTATTACAGCCATTTCGACAGCTAAAGGTCGCCTAACAATTGGTGATTCGGGAAGGTTGAGTTATGCCTGGTATGTCAATCCGATAGCACGCGATCATCACTGGCAAGGTGAAGAACCTAATAGCGGTACGCCCAAACATCCTACCAGGAAAATTTTTGATAACGTCTCGATCAAGGATGTTAAAACTACTGGAAGCAGTACCAATTCTTTTGGTTACGATCCCAGCAGGCAACTTTTTGATAGTCTTCCAATTAGAGCTTTTGAATTTGCTACTCCTATAGGCGGCACATACCCTGTTTGGTACGATCCAACCTACTGGAATGAAGGGCTTAAAAGTAAATTTAGTTTAATAAGGCTGATAAGGCTAGTAGCAAAAAACTTGATTTTTTATACAGAAAAGTTTTTGGGCTGCTTACTTTTTGGATACCTAATAGTTATTTGTCTGGGTGGAACAGTTTCACCTTCAATCAAGGATTTAATAACAGGTTGGCGACTGCTAATTCCAGCTTTAGCAGGATTAGTAATGGTCATGCTAGTCACCCACATACCAAGTATGGGTTTTGAGTTGCAGCCAAGTACAAGGTACATTGCTCCCTTTGCGGTACTTCTGTTTGTAGGAGTATTTTCCAGCGTGCATTTCCCTGATTCACAAAAGTCAAAAAAATTGATAGCAAGCCTGACTATTGCTACTTTGATACTGATTGGCGGTCAACTTGCTTTCTATGGCGCACAAGATGTGGGAAAGATAGTGAGCCGTCCCGAACATATAAATTGGCAAGTTGCTCAATATATAAATCAGTCGGGAATTCAGCCTGAAGATAAGGTTGCCATCCTGGGACAGAAACAGTATTTTTGGGCTAGATTAGCACGAGTGAAGGTAGTCGCTGAAATACCTAATGCAATAAACTTCTGGGCAGCCGATGATGCTGTTAAGTCTGATGTCCTCAAAGCTGTAGAGGGGACAGGAGCAAGGGTTATTGTAAACAAGATCGGAAGAAATATTGAGAAGTTTACACCTAGCAATGATTGGAAAAAAATAGGCAATACCGATTACTATGCCTACTTTTTTAGAAGTAATTAG
- a CDS encoding glycosyltransferase family 39 protein, with protein sequence MVNLANPVQEITSSVKTNKYSIKAIFLIIAIVLGVIQGWANRYTLSTEDSVSYLDISDAYLRGDWSGAVNANWSPFYPWLLSLFISILKPSPYWEFSVVKIVNFLIYIFAFGCFDFLLSEVRYYYQEKLLNPNNSNYLTIPNWAFLIAGYTLFLWSSLKLLGISCDTPDMFTAALFYLALGIVLRVHTKSPSWLNFITLGIVLGLGYLSKSVMFLLAFVFLAVALFSAGNIRRALPKVLVGMAIFTVIVAPFITAISTAKGRLTIGDSGRLSYAWYINPVVHDHHWQGEEPNSGTPKHPTRKIFDNLSVTAFEFATPIGGTYPVWYDPTYWNEGLKPKFNFIKQIKVIVANAIFYKNEFLEGLIFGYLILICVGGRFWLSIKDLMQNWIILIPALAGLGILMAVTNMSIISSELQPSTRYIASFAVALFVGVFTSVRLPNSQESKRLIIGFTLATWLIIVSQLAYYGAKDMGKILSRPDHISWQVAEYINKWGIQPGDKVALLGDKDYLWARLARVKVVSEIPNSTNFWRADDVVKSDVLKAIDRTGAKAILHQLRKDAANFVVPSNDWKKIGNTNYYAYFFQK encoded by the coding sequence ATGGTAAACTTAGCTAACCCAGTTCAAGAAATAACCTCGTCCGTTAAAACAAACAAATATTCAATAAAAGCTATATTTTTAATAATAGCAATAGTCTTAGGCGTTATTCAGGGTTGGGCTAATCGTTACACACTTTCTACAGAAGACAGTGTTTCTTACTTAGATATTAGCGATGCTTACTTACGTGGTGATTGGAGCGGGGCTGTTAATGCAAATTGGAGTCCTTTTTATCCCTGGTTGTTATCGCTATTTATATCTATCCTTAAACCTTCTCCGTACTGGGAGTTTTCAGTTGTCAAAATTGTAAATTTTTTAATATATATATTCGCTTTTGGTTGTTTCGATTTTTTACTAAGCGAAGTTAGATATTATTACCAAGAAAAGCTATTAAACCCTAACAATAGCAATTATTTAACTATACCCAACTGGGCATTTTTAATAGCTGGTTACACTCTTTTTCTTTGGTCTTCTCTAAAATTGCTGGGTATCTCTTGTGACACTCCAGATATGTTTACTGCTGCACTTTTTTACTTAGCGTTAGGAATAGTGCTGCGCGTACACACAAAATCTCCAAGTTGGTTAAACTTTATAACGTTGGGAATAGTTCTAGGGCTTGGTTATCTGTCTAAGTCAGTAATGTTCCTATTAGCTTTTGTATTCTTAGCAGTAGCGCTGTTCTCAGCCGGTAATATCCGCCGCGCCTTACCGAAAGTATTAGTTGGAATGGCAATTTTTACAGTTATAGTAGCTCCTTTCATTACAGCAATTTCGACGGCTAAAGGTCGCCTAACAATTGGCGATTCAGGAAGGCTAAGTTATGCCTGGTATATCAATCCGGTAGTACACGATCATCACTGGCAAGGTGAGGAACCTAATAGCGGTACGCCCAAACACCCTACTAGGAAAATTTTTGATAATCTCTCAGTTACGGCTTTTGAATTTGCAACCCCTATAGGCGGTACATATCCTGTTTGGTACGATCCAACCTACTGGAATGAAGGACTTAAACCTAAATTTAATTTTATAAAGCAGATAAAAGTAATAGTTGCTAATGCTATTTTTTACAAAAATGAATTTTTAGAAGGATTGATTTTTGGTTATCTAATACTTATTTGCGTCGGCGGTAGGTTTTGGCTGTCGATTAAAGATTTAATGCAAAATTGGATAATATTAATTCCAGCTTTAGCAGGGTTAGGTATCTTAATGGCTGTAACTAATATGTCAATTATATCTTCTGAGTTGCAGCCAAGTACAAGGTACATTGCTTCATTTGCTGTAGCTTTGTTCGTGGGGGTGTTTACAAGCGTGCGTCTTCCTAATAGCCAAGAGTCGAAAAGATTAATAATAGGTTTTACCCTCGCAACTTGGCTAATAATTGTCAGCCAGCTTGCTTACTATGGTGCAAAAGACATGGGCAAAATATTGAGCCGTCCCGACCATATAAGTTGGCAGGTTGCTGAATATATTAACAAATGGGGGATTCAACCTGGAGATAAGGTTGCGCTGCTTGGAGACAAAGACTATTTGTGGGCTAGATTAGCACGAGTAAAGGTAGTTTCTGAAATTCCCAATTCCACAAATTTCTGGAGAGCAGATGATGTTGTTAAGTCTGATGTTCTCAAAGCTATAGACAGGACAGGAGCAAAGGCTATTTTACATCAGCTTAGGAAAGATGCAGCTAATTTTGTAGTACCTAGTAATGATTGGAAAAAAATAGGCAATACGAATTACTATGCTTATTTTTTTCAGAAATAA
- a CDS encoding aldo/keto reductase, which produces MQYRRFGRTELQMPVFSCGGMRYQYKWDDAQEWKIPDDNQQNLEATIGRAVEVGINHIETARGYGTSEMQLGKILPTFPREKLIVQTKVSPSADSNEFRRTFEKSLANLQLDYVDLLGLHGINTDEVLHDSIRPGGCLDVARKLQEEGKVRFIGFSTHAPTDVIVRAIETGHFDYVNLHWYYINQLNWPAIDAALRQDMGVFIISPSDKGGMLYKPPVRLVDLCKPLSPMVFNNLFCLSHPQVHTLSVGASRPTDLDEHLKTLELLDKAEEILPPILERLEKEAIARLGEEWVRTWRIGLPTPEKTPGGLNIPVILWLRNLAIAYDMIDYAKMRYNLLGNAGHWFPGAKADRVAELDLRQCLAPSPHAEKIPALLTEANYLLGGESVQRLSQH; this is translated from the coding sequence ATGCAGTATCGGCGATTCGGACGCACAGAATTACAGATGCCAGTGTTCTCGTGTGGGGGAATGCGGTATCAATACAAATGGGATGATGCCCAAGAATGGAAAATTCCTGATGATAATCAACAGAACCTGGAAGCGACGATTGGACGGGCTGTAGAAGTCGGGATAAATCACATCGAAACAGCACGGGGCTACGGTACTTCCGAGATGCAGTTGGGAAAGATTTTGCCAACTTTTCCCAGAGAAAAATTGATTGTGCAAACCAAAGTTTCCCCCAGCGCTGACTCGAACGAGTTTCGCCGCACTTTTGAGAAATCGTTGGCTAACTTACAGCTTGACTATGTTGACCTATTGGGGCTGCACGGTATCAATACAGACGAGGTGCTGCACGACAGCATCCGTCCTGGCGGCTGTTTGGATGTGGCGCGAAAACTGCAAGAAGAGGGAAAAGTAAGGTTTATTGGCTTTTCAACTCACGCGCCGACTGATGTTATTGTGCGGGCAATTGAAACGGGACACTTCGACTATGTAAACCTGCATTGGTACTATATCAATCAGCTGAACTGGCCCGCGATTGATGCGGCTTTACGTCAGGATATGGGGGTATTTATTATCAGCCCATCTGACAAAGGTGGGATGTTATACAAGCCACCTGTAAGATTGGTTGACCTTTGCAAACCCCTCAGCCCGATGGTGTTTAATAACTTGTTTTGTTTGAGCCATCCGCAGGTGCATACTTTAAGTGTGGGGGCGTCGCGACCGACGGATTTGGACGAACATTTAAAGACTTTGGAATTGTTGGATAAGGCTGAGGAGATTTTACCGCCAATTTTGGAAAGATTGGAGAAGGAAGCGATCGCGCGTTTAGGTGAGGAGTGGGTACGCACTTGGCGCATCGGTTTGCCAACTCCAGAAAAAACGCCCGGTGGTTTGAATATACCCGTCATTCTGTGGCTGAGAAATCTGGCGATCGCATACGACATGATCGACTACGCCAAAATGCGCTACAACCTGCTTGGTAACGCCGGACATTGGTTTCCCGGAGCAAAAGCAGACCGCGTAGCCGAACTAGACCTCCGGCAATGTCTCGCCCCCAGCCCCCACGCCGAAAAGATTCCAGCCTTACTAACAGAAGCCAATTACCTATTGGGAGGAGAATCTGTGCAACGTCTTTCTCAGCATTAA
- the rpiA gene encoding ribose-5-phosphate isomerase RpiA, with protein MTAEIDPVKLMKQEVGKAAASRVQSGTIVGLGTGSTTAYAIQSLGDRIKSGELKDIKGVPTSFQAEVLAKQYGIPLTTLDAIDRIDIAIDGADEVDPHKNLIKGGGAAHTREKIVDTLAEQFIVVVDSGKLVEKLGSTFLLPVEVIPMAITPVMRAIEKLGGKPELRMGIKKAGPVITDQGNMVVDVKFDTIDDPAGLEKTLNNIPGVLENGLFVGVTDVVLIGEVKDGKPVIREM; from the coding sequence ATGACAGCAGAAATTGACCCCGTTAAGCTAATGAAACAGGAAGTTGGTAAGGCAGCAGCCTCCCGCGTGCAATCGGGTACGATTGTAGGGTTAGGCACGGGGTCAACAACAGCATATGCGATTCAATCTTTGGGCGATCGCATCAAGTCAGGCGAACTCAAAGATATCAAAGGAGTACCCACTTCATTTCAAGCAGAAGTGCTAGCCAAACAATACGGCATCCCCTTAACCACCTTGGATGCAATCGATCGTATCGACATTGCTATCGATGGCGCAGATGAAGTCGATCCACACAAGAATTTAATCAAAGGTGGCGGTGCTGCCCATACCCGCGAAAAAATAGTGGATACCTTAGCCGAACAGTTTATCGTCGTAGTAGACAGCGGTAAGCTAGTAGAAAAACTCGGTTCCACCTTCTTGCTCCCAGTCGAAGTGATACCGATGGCTATAACTCCCGTTATGCGTGCCATCGAAAAGCTAGGTGGAAAACCAGAACTACGCATGGGCATCAAAAAAGCAGGCCCCGTAATTACCGACCAAGGTAACATGGTTGTCGATGTAAAATTTGACACCATAGACGATCCAGCAGGCTTAGAAAAGACCCTGAATAACATTCCCGGTGTCTTGGAAAATGGTTTATTCGTAGGTGTGACCGACGTGGTACTCATTGGTGAAGTCAAAGATGGCAAGCCCGTAATCAGAGAAATGTAG
- a CDS encoding EAL domain-containing protein, giving the protein MISLPIDSLNFIIQPSNIEATNCLLKLGFQPIPAIPQLLYQYVTKRHLKAIFRHLTKAFSSNEQAACRFLMTRSPSDCSNLLLEFLKAQPLISITKSVKYSWFFQILAKERLFFEYQPIFDLLNGELIGHECLARALDNQERYYTGQQLIDAALATQLTNEFDELARSTCLESIAAHNNDLKFFINIVPNALIRDPQVIERNLKRVLDLGLRPQQIIFELTEIEALGQTYSLHQIINRIKEWGFLIAVDDLCSCTSMDNYFLEFRPDIVKIDRRLVHGCSRHTLKQILLKSTLDAAHQAGILVVAEGLEALEDINFCRDLGVDMGQGFGLGRPARNLWQKSLDLLSCPVSLAS; this is encoded by the coding sequence ATGATAAGTTTACCAATAGATTCGCTGAATTTCATTATTCAACCATCCAATATCGAAGCCACAAATTGCTTATTGAAACTAGGATTTCAGCCCATCCCTGCTATTCCTCAACTTCTGTATCAGTATGTAACTAAGCGCCATTTAAAAGCTATATTCCGCCACCTAACTAAGGCGTTTTCCAGTAACGAACAAGCCGCCTGTCGTTTTTTAATGACGCGATCGCCATCCGATTGTTCAAATTTACTCCTAGAATTTCTCAAAGCTCAACCGCTGATTTCAATTACTAAATCTGTCAAATATAGCTGGTTTTTTCAAATTTTAGCAAAAGAACGTCTATTTTTCGAGTATCAGCCAATATTTGATTTATTAAATGGAGAACTAATCGGTCACGAATGTCTGGCTCGCGCCCTCGACAACCAAGAAAGATACTATACAGGCCAACAATTAATTGATGCAGCTCTAGCAACCCAGCTAACTAATGAGTTTGATGAGTTAGCTCGTTCGACTTGTTTGGAATCAATAGCGGCTCATAACAACGATCTCAAGTTTTTTATTAATATTGTGCCAAATGCTCTGATTCGTGACCCCCAGGTAATAGAGCGTAATTTAAAGCGAGTTTTGGATCTAGGACTGCGGCCTCAACAAATTATATTTGAATTAACTGAAATAGAAGCTCTAGGCCAGACCTATAGTTTGCACCAAATTATCAACCGTATTAAAGAGTGGGGGTTTCTTATTGCCGTCGATGATTTGTGCAGTTGTACTTCGATGGATAACTATTTCCTAGAGTTTCGTCCGGATATAGTCAAAATAGATCGGCGGCTGGTGCATGGTTGCAGCCGACATACCCTAAAGCAGATTTTACTCAAAAGTACCCTTGATGCTGCTCACCAAGCTGGAATTCTTGTTGTTGCTGAGGGACTTGAGGCTCTCGAAGATATTAACTTTTGCCGCGATTTAGGTGTTGACATGGGCCAGGGGTTTGGTCTGGGAAGACCTGCACGCAATTTGTGGCAAAAATCGCTGGATTTATTGAGTTGTCCGGTTTCGTTGGCATCATAG
- a CDS encoding RNA-binding protein, translating to MSVRLYVGNLPKEEVDRAELQAVFGDAGDSISTKVIKDRKTGQCRGFAFVTVKTDEQADELIEKFNGFVFKDSALKIEKALPRAKGAEEETPRPAAPVTAGTPSSTGGSTEKPSTGGGRRGNKKPRRGPSSSTPADQEGIQPDPRWASELSKLKELLAAQASNS from the coding sequence ATGTCCGTTCGTCTGTATGTAGGAAATCTGCCTAAAGAAGAAGTAGACCGCGCTGAGTTGCAAGCCGTTTTTGGCGACGCAGGTGATTCTATTTCTACTAAGGTGATTAAAGACCGCAAAACTGGCCAATGTCGTGGTTTTGCCTTTGTGACGGTGAAAACTGATGAACAAGCCGATGAACTCATTGAAAAGTTCAACGGCTTTGTGTTCAAAGACAGCGCTCTAAAAATAGAAAAGGCACTACCACGCGCTAAGGGTGCTGAAGAGGAGACTCCTCGTCCAGCAGCGCCTGTTACTGCTGGTACTCCCAGCAGCACAGGCGGTAGTACCGAGAAGCCCAGCACTGGTGGTGGGCGTCGTGGTAATAAGAAGCCCCGCCGCGGTCCCAGCAGTTCTACACCAGCAGATCAAGAAGGCATTCAACCCGACCCTCGCTGGGCGAGCGAATTGTCCAAGCTAAAGGAACTTTTGGCTGCTCAAGCCAGCAATTCCTAG
- a CDS encoding serine/threonine-protein kinase, which produces MNQIIGQTLGGHYQITSHLGGGGFGQTYLAKDQYLPGNPQCVVKQLQPQATDPFTLQTARRLFDTEAKILYQLGTHDQIPRLFAYFEENQEFYLVQEFIEGHDLSQELTPAIIGGQLSEGEVIGLLQDILEILEFVHQQNVIHRDVKPRNILRRQKDGKLVLIDFGAVKQVSTQIINGAQASFTVAIGTPGYQPSEQASGNPRLSSDIYAVGMIGLQALTGLSPNQIPIDGDTGEIIWHDKAKVSPELANVLDKMVRYDFRQRYQSGKEALQAVKTLKFSTKPTSVVPFTKSLPTSNNQNKPTKYKVTQRQVLSWTMLIALGVAVAVFMANLTTSSNATQLYNQAKNLYDLNRYEEALTAYKKAVGVRPEYLDAWNGQGKTLLSLKRYKEALEAYEKAIQLKPDDLDAWVGRGYALDSLERYEEAISSFDKALKIQITSAEAWNGQGDALMNLQRYEQAIASYDKAVELKPDYYQSWYNRGWALHSLKRYQEAIKSYDKVVQFKPEYYQAWYNRGNGFINLQRYQEAVESYDKAVQYKPEYYQAWYSRGNALNNLRQYKDAIASFDKAVSYQPDLYEAWHVRGWVLHQSQRYEDAVESYDKALQLKTKDYLVWYNRGNALYNLKRYQEAVNSYDRAVKIKPDNYESWYSRGNGLLNLKREKDAIASYDKALQYKRDYQQAIEAKKRVEAAQLQQQPQQPNINLKIN; this is translated from the coding sequence ATGAACCAGATTATCGGGCAAACATTAGGAGGACACTACCAAATCACCAGCCATTTGGGTGGTGGTGGATTTGGTCAAACTTATCTAGCTAAAGATCAATATCTCCCTGGCAATCCCCAGTGCGTCGTTAAGCAACTCCAGCCCCAAGCAACAGATCCCTTTACTTTGCAGACGGCGCGGCGTTTGTTTGATACCGAAGCCAAAATTCTTTATCAATTAGGAACTCACGACCAAATACCGCGCCTTTTTGCTTATTTTGAAGAAAATCAAGAATTTTATCTAGTACAGGAGTTCATTGAAGGTCACGATCTCAGCCAAGAATTGACTCCAGCTATCATAGGCGGTCAGTTGAGTGAAGGTGAGGTTATTGGTCTTTTGCAAGACATCCTGGAAATATTAGAATTTGTCCACCAGCAAAATGTAATTCACCGCGATGTCAAACCTCGCAATATACTGCGCCGCCAGAAAGACGGCAAATTAGTTTTAATTGATTTTGGAGCAGTTAAACAAGTTAGCACTCAAATCATTAATGGAGCGCAAGCTAGCTTTACTGTTGCTATTGGAACGCCCGGATATCAACCAAGCGAACAAGCTAGCGGCAATCCTCGGTTAAGTAGTGATATTTATGCTGTGGGAATGATTGGCCTTCAAGCGCTTACAGGCTTGTCACCTAACCAAATACCAATTGATGGCGATACGGGTGAAATTATTTGGCACGACAAAGCAAAAGTAAGCCCTGAATTAGCCAATGTATTAGATAAAATGGTGCGCTATGATTTTCGGCAGCGCTACCAGTCAGGAAAAGAAGCTTTGCAAGCTGTCAAAACCTTGAAATTTAGCACAAAACCCACGTCGGTTGTGCCATTTACCAAATCCTTACCTACGTCTAACAATCAGAATAAACCAACAAAATATAAAGTAACTCAGCGGCAGGTTTTAAGCTGGACGATGTTGATTGCCTTGGGCGTTGCTGTAGCAGTTTTTATGGCAAATCTTACAACTTCTTCCAATGCGACGCAACTCTACAATCAGGCTAAAAACCTGTACGATTTGAACCGATATGAGGAAGCACTAACTGCTTATAAAAAAGCGGTTGGGGTTAGGCCGGAATATCTTGATGCTTGGAACGGTCAGGGCAAAACTCTGTTAAGCTTAAAACGCTATAAAGAAGCGTTAGAAGCATACGAAAAAGCGATTCAACTCAAACCAGACGACTTGGATGCATGGGTTGGTAGAGGGTATGCTCTGGATAGTTTGGAGCGATATGAGGAGGCAATTTCCTCATTTGATAAGGCTCTGAAAATACAGATAACGTCGGCGGAAGCTTGGAATGGGCAGGGAGATGCGCTGATGAATTTGCAGCGCTACGAACAAGCGATCGCCTCTTATGACAAAGCTGTTGAACTTAAGCCCGACTACTACCAATCGTGGTACAACCGAGGTTGGGCGCTGCATAGTTTGAAGCGCTACCAAGAAGCTATTAAATCCTATGACAAAGTTGTTCAATTTAAGCCTGAATACTACCAGGCTTGGTACAACCGAGGCAATGGCTTTATCAATTTACAACGATATCAAGAAGCGGTTGAATCTTATGATAAAGCGGTTCAATACAAGCCGGAGTATTATCAGGCGTGGTATAGCAGAGGCAATGCGTTAAACAATTTGCGACAATATAAAGACGCGATCGCATCTTTTGATAAAGCAGTTAGCTATCAACCGGATTTATACGAAGCTTGGCACGTTCGCGGCTGGGTACTCCATCAATCGCAACGCTACGAAGATGCCGTTGAATCTTATGATAAAGCGCTGCAATTGAAAACAAAAGATTACTTAGTTTGGTATAACAGAGGGAATGCGCTTTATAACTTGAAACGATATCAAGAAGCTGTTAATTCCTATGACAGAGCGGTGAAAATTAAGCCGGATAACTACGAATCTTGGTACAGCCGGGGGAATGGGTTGTTAAACTTGAAACGAGAAAAAGATGCTATTGCCTCTTATGATAAAGCCCTACAATATAAACGGGACTATCAACAAGCAATAGAAGCTAAAAAAAGGGTGGAGGCGGCTCAGTTGCAGCAGCAGCCACAACAACCAAATATCAATCTCAAGATTAATTAA